In the Passer domesticus isolate bPasDom1 chromosome 4, bPasDom1.hap1, whole genome shotgun sequence genome, one interval contains:
- the LRRC66 gene encoding leucine-rich repeat-containing protein 66: MDNCHLHVIAVVLYFNLPGSAGAKSQQILPATHRRSECRWDGQFLLNCSFTRISTIPEDTSQIAVTADLSYNNIKTFVCSDGRNEEWMLKHLNLSNNLLSELTLTTCTNLPNLETLDLSGNAIHTLTLDMPTSAQGSKKYSIVDRLLPALKVLSIERNNLNTVPRGLGLLQSLQTVHMSSNAIQHIDPKDFQNCSQLKDIDLRNNKITKIHPDAFRDLNKLQVVDLRGNALTIPLPQILVSLNFFQLEVYLSKNAWIFNCRLNAFKHFFHFVFDSTRQKLSLSYNKSANNSQKPLLYLSSFHLNCRDVLLKRATVPTGTTSVLTCNLDNIRGNGVSWWTPKGRISKNHSLPHMTFDKMNNLVIYNAEKTAEGLYLCLFNTTKEKYLIYNIEVKEGVSAFLVREARDTVSRQKETEPNFALAVSLSVLITFVCAFCLGAFARPYLERLWRLMRRSKNSGSEHTYSNQAFSAETLSRESSASKPTNMQCNTLICDKNSLRNTTIFPTEATVYENVTGSRVHSPNPKAEYQKKSNTEINMKKMPVFSKLQTSIDNNESINVYDTELFFLRTDYQNSNEITPNSKVRNNSGLLQSEITKATPDSPERKGVLLHNKPRHTRKCMQRRQSCEEQLRLNGNKNIPSEVGDFISPSSFRRDADIEKLGIYETIENSPTTEHDCKRIHSDEKDASADIFGDSSSAEGAPFTMSDCSSLADFEVEQSGISDKLPACQSPLDEANTDSGTEKFVTPPESPNMTAELQQTGRNEDENSAYFETTINYGSDTTMQERASPYTDKSSSHISVSDPDTVSSSSQEIPVTFDYFTNAESTVKNSISDSLHSQSTDFGNMVLKLKPFPTYDTEKTSEEDELQLSLFPREPQHSLTFSHTDQKENVPSGSTDEDIARNSPEQSHGEADINAQSTVKNSISDSLHSQSTDFGNMILKLKPFPTYDTEKTSEEDELELSLFPREPQHSLTFSHTDQKENVPSGSTDEDIARNSPEQSHGEADINAQSTVKNSISDSLHSQSTDFGNMVLKLKPFPTYDTEKTSEEDELQLSLLPRESQHFLSFSDTEQKGNTPAGSTDEHTDRNSPEKNHGEADTTLRRNTSTSEDNGFIFAPIDTRLNEVVKKPPLLHSSQESSLQLLPEHTAEKHFIFLTQQDDLLPQEKQACADKMQGGSDEKNSDGFTELQDTSYCSLPEETQSWSPTAVQLHLHSSGKTQFTKSEFTTDDAFQRDQSDEDPYSFSIPQGFFDESTPYGSCSFPQKPTGNTISESTDSSKMKDHATLAEVENHSATTFELQNSSKTLRQKSQTNSGQDQFFVKKKRAFDGFANILQSRRTNFNS; encoded by the exons ATGGATAACTGTCACTTGCATGTCATAGCTGTGGTCCTTTACTTTAATCTTCCTGGATCAGCGGGAGCCAAGTCACAGCAGATCCTTCCTGCTACACATCGCCGTTCAGAGTGCCGGTGGGATGGGCAGTTCTTACTGAATTGCTCTTTTACCAGAATATCTACTATTCCAGAAGATACATCACAAATAGCAGTAACAGCTGATTTGAGTTACAATAATATTAAAACTTTTGTGTGCTCTGATGGAAGAAACGAAGAGTGGATGCTAAAACACCTGAACCTCAGTAACAACCTGCTTTCTGAACTTACTTTAACTACTTGTACAAATTTACCCAATTTAGAAACTCTAGACCTCAGTGGTAATGCCATCCACACCCTCACACTGGACATGCCTACATCTGCACAAGGGTCTAAAAAGTACAGCATTGTTGATCGTCTCCTGCCTGCTTTGAAAGTATTGTCAATTGAAAGAAATAATCTTAATACAGTTCCAAGAG GGCTAGGCCTCCTGCAGTCTTTACAAACTGTCCATATGTCATCCAATGCCATACAACACATTGACCCAAAGGACTTTCAAAACTGTTCACAGCTGAAGGACATTGACCTGAGAAACAACAAGATAACTAAAATTCATCCAGATGCCTTCAGAGATCTCAACAAATTACAG GTTGTGGATCTCCGTGGCAATGCTCTGACAATCCCTCTGCCACAGATACTAGTCAGTTTGAACTTTTTTCAACTTGAAGTGTATTTGTCAAAGAACGCCTGGATATTTAACTGCAGGCTAAATGCTTTTaaacatttctttcattttgtctttgaCTCCACAAGGCAGAAATTGAGCCTTTCATACAATAAGTCTGCCAACAACTCCCAGAAACCTCTGCTGTATCTTTCAAGTTTCCATTTAAACTGCAGGGACGTTTTGCTCAAAAGGGCCACAGTGCCAACAGGGACCACATCAGTGCTGACCTGTAACTTGGACAACATAAGGG GCAATGGAGTCTCTTGGTGGACACCTAAGGGCAGAATTTCAAAAAATCATAGTCTTCCTCATATGACATTTGATAAAATGAATAATTTAGTGATATACAATGCTGAGAAAACTGCTGAAGGATTATACTTATGTCTTTTTAATACAACAAAAGAGAAGTATCTAATTTACAATATAGAGGTGAAAGAAGGAGTCTCAGCATTTTTGGTTAGAGAAGCCAGGGACACTGTTTCTAGACAGAAAGAAACTGAGCCAAACTTTGCACTGGCTGTCTCCCTCTCTGTGCTCATTAcatttgtttgtgctttttgtCTGGGTGCTTTTGCTAGACCCTACCTGGAGCGCCTGTGGAGACTCATGCGCAGGAGCAAAAATTCAGGGTCAGAACACACTTATTCTAATCAAGCTTTTTCAGCTGAAACCTTGAGCAGAGAGTCTTCTGCAAGCAAGCCAACAAACATGCAGTGTAATACATTAATTTGCGATAAGAATTCTTTAAGAAACACAACGATTTTTCCTACAGAAGCTACTGTGTATGAAAATGTCACTGGCAGTCGTGTACATTCACCAAATCCCAAAGCAGAGTaccagaaaaaaagcaataCCGAGATCAACATGAAGAAAATGCCAGTGTTTTCAAAACTCCAAACTAGTATTGACAATAATGAAAGCATAAATGTTTATGATACTGAACTATTCTTTCTGAGGACGGATTACCAGAACAGCAACGAAATAACACCAAACAGCAAAGTAAGAAACAACTCTGGTCTGCTGCAGTCTGAGATCACAAAAGCTACACCAGATTCTCCAGAAAGAAAAGGTGTTCTTTTACATAATAAACCCAGGCACACTAGAAAATGTATGCAGAGAAGGCAAAGCTGTGAAGAACAACTTCGTCTAAATGGCAACAAAAATATACCTAGTGAAGTTGGAGATTTTATTTCACCCAGTAGCTTCAGAAGAGATGCAGATATTGAGAAATTAGGCATCTATGAAACAATAGAAAACTCTCCCACAACAGAGCATGACTGTAAAAGGATACATTCAGATGAAAAAGATGCTTCAGCTGATATATTTGGTGACAGTTCTTCAGCTGAAGGGGCTCCATTCACAATGAGTGACTGCAGCTCTTTAGCAGACTTTGAAGTGGAACAATCTGGTATCAGTGACAAGCTGCCAGCGTGTCAGTCACCACTGGATGAAGCCAACACAGACAGTGGAACTGAGAAGTTCGTAACACCGCCAGAGTCTCCAAACATGACTGCTGAACTTCAGCAGACTGGGAGAAATGAAGATGAGAACAGTGCCTATTTTGAAACCACTATTAATTATGGATCAGATACCACCATGCAGGAAAGAGCATCCCCTTACACTGATAAAAGCAGTAGCCACATAAGCGTGTCAGATCCAGATACAGTTAGTTCTTCAAGTCAAGAAATTCCAGTTACATTTGATTATTTTACTAATGCAGAGTCAACAGTAAAAAATTCTATTTCTGATTCTCTCCACAGTCAAAGTACAGATTTTGGTAACATGGTACTTAAGTTAAAACCTTTTCCCACGTATGACACAGAGAAAACTTCTGAAGAGGATGAACTGCAGCTTTCTCTGTTTCCCAGAGAACCACAGCATTCCCTCACCTTCAGTCACACAgatcaaaaagaaaatgtacCATCAGGAAGTACAGATGAGGACATAGCCAGGAACTCCCCTGAACAGAGTCATGGTGAAGCAGATATTAATGCACAGTCAACAGTAAAAAATTCTATTTCTGATTCTCTCCACAGTCAAAGTACAGATTTTGGTAACATGATACTTAAGTTAAAACCTTTTCCCACGTATGACACAGAGAAAACTTCTGAAGAGGATGAACTGGAGCTTTCTCTGTTTCCCAGAGAACCACAGCATTCCCTCACCTTCAGTCACACAgatcaaaaagaaaatgtacCATCAGGAAGTACAGATGAGGACATAGCCAGGAACTCCCCTGAACAGAGTCATGGTGAAGCAGATATTAATGCACAGTCAACAGTAAAAAATTCTATTTCTGATTCTCTCCACAGTCAAAGTACAGATTTTGGTAACATGGTACTTAAGTTAAAACCTTTTCCCACGTATGACACAGAGAAAACTTCTGAAGAGGATGAACTGCAGCTTTCTCTTCTTCCCAGAGAATCACAGCATTTCCTCAGCTTCAGTGACACAgaacaaaaaggaaatacaCCAGCAGGAAGTACAGATGAGCACACAGACAGGAACTCCCCTGAAAAGAATCACGGTGAAGCAGACACTACATTACGAAGAAACACCAGTACATCTGAGGACAATGGCTTTATTTTTGCTCCCATTGATACTCGTTTGAATGAAGTTGTAAAAAAACCACCACTGCTGCACTCCAGTCAAGAATCATCTCTTCAATTGCTGCCTGAACACACAGCggaaaaacatttcatttttcttacaCAGCAGGATGACTTGCTACCACAGGAGAAGCAGGCTTGTGCAGATAAAATGCAAGGAGGTTCTGATGAGAAAAATTCCGATGGATTCACAGAATTACAGGATACCAGCTATTGCAGTCTGCCTGAAGAAACACAGTCTTGGAGTCCTACAGCAGTTCAGCTGCATCTTCATAGTTCTGGGAAAACACAATTCACAAAGTCAGAATTCACAACAGATGATGCCTTCCAACGGGATCAGAGTGATGAGGATCCATATTCCTTCTCAATCCCACAAGGTTTCTTCGATGAAAGCACACCATACGGTTCATGTTCCTTCCCACAAAAGCCTACAGGAAATACAATCTCTGAAAGCACTGATTCCAGCAAGATGAAGGATCACGCTACTTTGGCAGAAGTGGAGAACCACTCTGCAACAACTTTTGAACTCCAAAATTCCAGTAAAACGCTCAGACAAAAAAGTCAGACAAATTCAGGACAGGACCAGTTTTTTGTTAAGAAGAAAAGAGCATTTGATGGATTTGCTAATATTTTGCAAAGCAGGAGAACAAACTTCAATAGTTGA